From the genome of Brassica oleracea var. oleracea cultivar TO1000 chromosome C4, BOL, whole genome shotgun sequence:
TTATCATCTAATATATATATATATACTTAATGAGCTGGACGTTACTGTAATGATTAAAATTTTATGGTCTTCGTAAGTATAACATGTATTGTATAAATAAATAAATAAATAAGTGGAAGTAAGAGTTAGAATATAATTTTAAAAAATATCTTCAAAAATTATGTATTATATTATATTAAATATTCTGTTTTAGGAAATCTTTAAAATAATATTTTTATATAATATGTGGCTTAATGTTTTAATATGTATTAGTTTATTTTAAATAGCTTATTTATAGTTTAGTATAATGAAATAATATTATATTTGATTGCAATTTACATGATCTTCATCTTCATCATAATATGTAGTTATACGACAAACAAAATCATTTATATCCTGAAGTTTCTTAAAATTATTTGAATTTATAGATACATTTGATTAGGTTCCTAATTTTATTAACTAATATATTATATTTAATATAAAAGCAAATAAACGTATCTAACATCTTGAAAATGTTTAGTGGGATCTCTTATATTATATTTCTTAATGTTCTGAAATGAATCTAATATTATTGATTAATTGTGTAAACAGCTAAATTATACTTAGTAATTAATATTGTGTTTAATTACAAAATGAATTTATATTATATATCCAATTATTATAATAGAATCTTTTCAAACTTAAATATTATATTATACTAGAGATTTTGGCCCGGAATTAGACAAATGTCAATATATCTATATATATAAAGAAATGTTCGCCTCTCTCCCGTGAAGCCACGTCATCATGTCGTGCGTTATGGGAGTGACACGTGTTCCATTTTATATTTGGAGACAAAATAAATGAATGCAGTCATGGGTAATCGAACCCAGCACCTCTAGCACTGGTAATTTCTCTTAGAACCACTAGGCTGAAGTCACTTTTTATAAATATGTGGCCGCGAAAATACTTATTATCATGTCGGCTGGAAGCCCATGCTTCTTCTGCTTGTGGCCAGGGCTGACACTGAACTGACGTCAAGATGAAGATCGTGAAGTTAAAAACTTTGCTCCAAACAGTTTTGCAATGTTTCCAACCTTTATAACTTGATGCGTATAATATATATCAAAATACATTTGTTGTACACGTTTTTATTAGTTTTTCTTTTAAAAGAAGATATTTACAGTTACAAATGTTTTGTGCCAGTGAAGTAATGGTTGAAAACCTCTATACATATGTCATTTTAAAATAACACTCAACTTCTATATATAGTCAATACATATGTCCATGTTATATTATAGACTAAATATTTTCTCTTTTAAAAATATAGAAAACAATTTTTTTAGTTTACAAGCAAATGTTGTAGAGCAAGTATGCATTATACAAAATAATATATATTTAAAATCCATACGCAAAAACATAAAAGTTGTTATAGGCCTCTTTCTAACACATGCACACTCCACTATGAATAAAAATTAAAAAGAAAAAACAGTATTGTCATCAAACTTTATCACAAATCCACATTTGTACATCTATAATTATGAGTTGGACAATTAGTTAATTTGATACAATACCAAAGCAAGAATAATCGAAAAACAACTATACCACCGCATACTAATAAGTAAAACACATAACAGATAACCAAATTTTTGAATCTTAAAACAAATTTCAACTCGAACATTTAGTGAATATCAAATTAACTAATATCCCGCCCGTAGGGCGGACCGACCCTAGTTTAATATATATAATGCACAGATATTACATCCCTTGATATAACTAGGGCTGGGACGGATCCGGATATCCGGGAAATTTAGGGTATCCGGATCCGGATCCGGATCCGTCGGATCCGTGGATTTAATATCCGGATCCGGATTCGTGGTTTCCGGATATCCGGATTTCGGATATCCGTCTCTATATTCAATTATCCGCGAATATCCGGATCCGGATCCGGATCCGCAAAAATAATTAAAAATAATAACTTTTTTTTAAAAACTAAAATTTTAAAAATAATACATAAATGAAATATTTATACAAGAGTTATAAATATATATATATATATATATATATGTCTATAATATTGTAAAAACTAAAATATAATATTACAAAATTAATTTATGTATAAATATTATTATATAAAGTATAAATATTAATGAAATTTAAAAAGTTAATGTGTTTTAAAAGTACGGATCCGGATCCGGATATCCTGACCTAAAAATTAAGATATCCGGATCCGGATCCGGTTTGGACGGATCCAAGATTTTACTATCCGGATTCGGATCCGGGCACCCCGGATATCCTATTTTCGGAGCGGATACGGAGCGGATCTCGGATCGAATCCGGATCTCGGATAATAAGTCCCAGACCTAGATATAACCATGTACTGAATCAGAAATGAGTAAAACTGATAAATTATCATTTGTACTATCTAAAATACATATGGAAAGATGAGCAAATGCGTTTTGGTGTTAAAAAAAAAAAGAGCAAATGTGTAATGTATAAAAAATAGTTAATTCTAAGTTACGATTCAAATATTTTTTGTCTATATATTGGGTTATCCTGAAACTAAATTATTAATCATAAGTAAATTCCATCCGGTCGCGATAGAAATTAACCATATATTTTATGTACACGTGGTTTATATATTTTAAATTTTTAAATTTGTCATTTTTACTATTATGAGGATTGTTTTGTTTGATTTTTTTTTTATAAATATTTATTGGTATTACAATTTTTAATATTTTCCTTTGGTTCATGTATATTTATTGACACTCATGTGTTTTAACTATCGTTGGGAGAAACCAAGAAACAGACCATATATATAAGTCGTAAGAAATTCCAACTATGGTTCGGTTACTTGTATACTATCGCTTTTTCAAATATATTGAGTTTCATACTTTAAACTCAAACGCCTACAAGATAGCGGACAAAGCTTCGAAGGCTTTCCCTTGTAAACTAAGTTTCACATTTACATCCATTGCTTAATGGGCCTAAAGAAATTAAGTCCCATTAATTATTGGGCTTGAGTAAATTTGAGATTTCTTAAGTAGCTGGTAAGTTAAAATATAAGCGCATTTCTTAAGGAAGAGGTCATCCGAAGGTAATGGGAGCTAGTTTGATGCATTGTATAAACTCCATGTTATAATCTGAATGTATTCATGCATGAAGTAAACCACACCATTGTTTTCCAAGATGCAAAAGCCCGTGAACATTTTAATTAAAATGCACATAACTCTGCTCACAGTCGGAGATAGTTTGCAGTACATTCTAAAAGTATAAAGATGAAATATAGGAAAATAGTTATTGCACAGAGCTTGTAATGTGGGGTACAAAATCTAAGTGAGAACGACGGTTTGCAAGACTTCCAACTATCATTTACATAGCGTTTGCGGCTCTGCTCTTCATCTCCAAAGTTTGGTGGTGTTGGTTGATTCACTACTCCATTGCTTTTGTGGTGTTGGTTTGTTATGAATTGCTAACCTTGGTGGTTGGTTGTGACAAAGGTAAGGATTTCTTCATGAATCTCATCGTCTTCTTCTAAACCTGTAATAAGTAAAGGCAATTGGGTGGTTAAATGTTTCAGACAATGCTTATCATATATCGTTTTGTTTAACAGAGAAGAGAAGGTGGTGAGACATACCTATCTCCAGAGTTGCAACCGATGGACCTCCTGCTGCAACAATAATTACGTAAGAAAAAGGCTTTTGTCCTTAGAGAGACTCATCAAAAAGGAGCAAATAAGATGTCCTTACATCAGACTGCTTGATTTCACACAGGGTGCTGGGCATATATTGGTCTTTGATAGATAAATCACATCCTTGGCGCCCAACAGTGAATACATGGCCCCTCATGATATGGTGTGGGTTCTGAAATTACATAGAAAAAAGCATTAGGACAGTTAGAAACAGAAGTATCGTAGTCAAGAAGTGGAAAAGTATCAGACATAACAACATAGTTCTGTCGGAAAAATATAAAAGAACCGAACATGAAGTGAACTAAACTCGTTGGGCATGAACTGAAAGACCAAACCTTCACAACAATAATTTTAGCACGAAGTGCACACTGCTCACTACAAGAAATATGTACATTGTTAACGCGAGAAATATGCTATATTAGATATATTATAGCGAATTCATAAATGCTATGTATACGGCAACTTGCAGACACAAAAAAAGTCACAGAGACACATACATAACAACATACTTATGGGTAATGCCGAAAAAAATATAAAAGAAACGGACATGCAGACAACTAAACTCGTTGCTCATGAACTGAAAGACCAAACCTTTACTAAAAATATTACACGAACAGCACACTGCTAAACCCTAAAGGCGCAATTCACAGACTATTAGATCAAACCAATAAAAAAACAATCACTTATGAAACTTGACCCACCTGAGAATACTGAGAAAGTATCTTCGCACGTGGTGCCTTAGCTAGCTTCTTCCCTGCCTTCGACTTCTCACCATCCGTCACAACTTCACCTAGATCCACAAAAACATTAGAAATCATAATTAATGAGACAAAATCGTGAGACAGACCACCAAACCTGCTATTGTAGGTGTCACCGCCACATCGGCTTCAGGGTTTGTGTCGGCTTCAAGAGAGATCTTCATCACAGGCACATCGGTTAAAACAGGCTTCTTTGCATCCATAGCTTACGGATCAGAGGATCCAAGCTCCGACTCTCCAGATTTCGAATCCAGGATCTGAAACCGGTCCTTATTTCTCAACCGGAATCTCGCTCGCCGACGAAGACCCGCCGGTTCCGCTCGCTACCTAAGTTAAAAAAAAATTGAAAATCAGATTTGAAACCAAAAAAAAAAAAAAATTCAGATTCGGATAAGAACTAACGTACAGATTAAATAGCAGCATGGATCTTGACCTTAGATCGCTTGGTAGGGCGTGGAGATGAGAAGACGGTTCAGGGGATGAAGAAGAAGAAGAGAAACTCTTGGAAGATGAAGAGCTACGACTGGTCTTAACCATGTCTCACAATTTTTTTTTCAATCTCGATCTTGTTCCCGATATAGAGAAGGAGAGGAAAGAGACGGAATCAAAAATATCAGAGACTTTATGTAAATGAGAAGAAAAACAGAACCAAACGTCGCGTCTTCATCATCTCCACGTGATAACCAAACCAAACCAAACATTAAATCATATGTATTTAAAATGGGCCACTTCGATTTTATATCAGCCCACATAAGTGTGGCCCGATTGTAACTTCAAAGACTGTCTGATGTGGCAAAACGAAGTTTCACTATTGGTTGATTTTTTATAGTGACGTGGATATAGCTTTATAGTGGAAGATATTGGTGTTTTAGTATTGTTAGATATTACAACTCATATATTGTACTCAATTTTTTTTTATAAAAAAACTCATATGATAGTTGATGTTTATAATTTTTTACTTTTTCATAATTATAAAATACATGTGTTAAAATAATTAATATAATGAAATAAAATTTAATGTTATCCCTTTATTAATATCCTCTATATATTAAAAGAGAAGCATTACAACATATTTTTATAGACGCATGTCATCACCACAATCATTCTTATAATCCTTAGAAAAATATGTTGGTCCATATAAATATATAATAAGCTTTTTATTAAACTAACCCTAAATTAATCATAAATATTCTTCATTGTTTCCTTAAATAAAAATCACGAAATTACCTAATGTGGCTAAAGTATATATTACAATTAATGATTTTGAATAATAAAGATTTGATAGAAATTAGTCTATTCTCTATCATTTTTAAAAAATTGAACTTATTCAAATAAATTAAACAACCACATTAACTATATAATAAAAATTTAGATTTTTTTCGTATATGTTATATTTTGAATTTTTAAAAACGAATATAAATGACTAAAGTTGTTAAAAATCTCACATTGAAATTTTGGTGATCCATGGTTTAAAATTTATTTTATAACAAGATACAAATGATTACGAAATTACATAAGTAGGAAATCTCATTTAATAAATATTATATATATGTATATTAATATTTTTCAAAAATAAATTATATACCATATAAAATACATATGTATTTTAGTTTCGAATTTGTTTTGAATTTGTTTTGATAAAAAATTTTAACAATTATTGACAACTTAATATTAATATTTTAAATTTTGCATTGAATGTTTTTAAAATTATAAATTACTAAAACTATTAAACATCCCACAAATTTTTTATTGTTATCATTGATTTAAAAATTTTGTTATAAAGAAATACAAATTATCAAAAATAATATGAGTATAAAATATTTTTTTAATAGATGTCAATATTAAAAATGTACTATATATCTATGTTAATATCATTTAAACTTAGTTTTATACCATATAAAATAGAAAAAGTGTTTGTCTGGATTAATAAAATTTATTTAAGTATTTGTACCAATTTAATTATATACGTAATAGTTACTAAATTTTTAATTATTTAATATATATTTATTATTTCATAATATGTAAAAAAATATATAATACTTAAAAATAATTTATATATAATATTCATCCCACGTAAGGCGCGGATCTTAACCTAGTTTATTAATAAAGGAGAATCAAAATAAAAGAATAATCTTAAAAGGTAGAATATTTACATTTGTGTCATTTTGTATACGTGTCATCATGTGAGCTTTTCTCAGCTTTTTTTAGCTTTTAATCTTTCATAACTAGACTATTTACCAAAGATGCCACTTGACTAACGTATTGCATAACTTAAAGATTTCTATACTATTGTATGGATTTAGGGCAACAATATTACATACTAGTGGGGTGTTCGCACGGATTATTGTTTTATTATTGTTAAGAGCATGATTTTTTTGGATAATGTAATTACGTTATCGTTTTTATTTGTTAAGATCATTATTTGATGTTTTTAGTTTGTTATGTAGTAGATGATAAGTTAATATATTTTGCGTTTTTTTTTTTGAATAATGTGTTGTTGTGTGGATAGTACTTGTTAGTAGTCAAATGAGCTTCTAACGTAAACTAATATTGAATTTCAATAACTTTGCATCTACACATTTGTTGATTCTAAAATTAACGGTTTCATCGTCAAAATTGTATTATATTTTTTTCATATTTTTGAAAATTATAATTTTTAAGATGTTTTTTGCCCTCTCCCCATATTTTAAACTTGAGCCCTCACCGTCTATGTATTTCGTTACATTTCTGGTGTGCGGTGCTTCTCACCATCACCGGAAAAAGACTCACATTTTTCTCTTGTTCTTCTTGTCTTCTTCACCTATGAGATTATATGGTATTTGTTGCAGATCGGGTTTATGAGTTTTCAGTTGTTCGGTTGCTTCCCACGGCATTGTAGGCTGTTCCAGTCAATATTGATTGCTCCTCTTCTTCCTTAGATTTCAGCTGATGTTAGGAACTGCATCTCTTTGGTTGGATCAGAGTTTATTTGTCTTTGATTTTGTATTCCTCGTCGTTGGCTTACTGTCAATAGTCTCTGCTCGTTTTGGTTATCAAGATCTAGTTTTTGGTGTTCTGACTTCTATGCTTTCTTTCATAACTTGAGGACGGCTCCATAGTTTTCTGATTTCGCTCTGTCTCCCTTTCCCTCTCTATTCTTGCATCTCTTTGCAGCTTTCATCGCATCTCTGGTGGCTCTCCCTTTCACCATGTTTGCCACTCGAGATTTGGATAATGTTTTAGTTCGTGTATGCTATGTGGGCTTGGAAGGTTATTTCTGGTCTCAAGTTTAGTCTCTGATTTTTTGGTGGTTGTCTTCCATTCTCCCTCTCTCAAGTTGTTTTTTTTACTTTCTTAGTTTATGTGTTGGTTGTCTAGTTTCTTATTCTTAATTTGATTATCTTGTGATACTAATAGTGAAATAAATATAATTTGTAAATGAAATAATAAAAATTAGTTAAAATAATAAAATGATGAAAAGTATTGCTATTTTTAGGTGTGAATAAATTAAATATTTAAAATATGTTTATATTATTTTATTTATTTCTTGAATTTTAGAGACCAATAAGTGTGAGAAGGATTAGATAATACACAATTAGAAATTGATGGAGAAAATTGCAATAATTTAAAAGAAGAAGAATTTAAATACAAAAAAAAATATGAGGATACATGTCAACAAACCCCTCTTCCACATGTCATTAGAAGGGAAAAAGCCAACTTTATATATATAGATTTCTTGAATTTTAGAGACCAATAAGTGTGAGAAGGATTAGATAATACACAATTAGAAATTGATGGAGAAAATTGCAATAATTTAAAAGAAGAAGAATTTAAATACAAAAAAAAACATGAGGATACATGTCAACAAACCCCCCTTCTACATGTCATAAGAAGGGAAAAAACCACCTTTATATATATAGATGTACGAATACATAGATTTTTTTATTTACCGTGGGGTCTTCCACACCTTACTATAAGCATATGTTTTCCATTATATGCAAATTATATGTAAGAATGTATGAATATATATTTCTTAACATTTCATATCTGTCATTGTCGTCAGCCAATAATTAAAAATGGACATTAATCTAATATATTCTTCACTTTCAAGTGATCACAATGGTTTGATCCTCTGTGTGTTAAACTTAGTTTACATCTGTCTTATTAAAAGTAAAAGTACCTTTAGAAATTGTTTGGAAACAAGATAACAATAAAAAATTGAATACAATGTTGTTTGGAAACTTGTATAACAGTATATTAAGAAAAAAATGTAAAATTGACTTATGTTATTAAGAAAAATTGGAAGTATATTATATTATATTACAATGTAATGGGCTTATGTTACTTGATATACATATTGCAAATCAAAATAATAATATAAAATTGATTTATATCAAAATTTCATTAAAAATATACATATATTCAAAAATTGAATTTTACTAAAATATTTTCCAATAAAAATTATAAAAAATGTTTTCAATACATTTAAGAAAAAACAATACAAATCCCAATTTCAAACACCAACTTAAATTATTGGTTTTATATTTCACATTAAAAATTTAAAATATAATTTAATTATTTATATGATGGTACATATAAAATACTATTAATTTATTATTATTTATATGATGGTACGTATAAAATAAGACTAATTATATGATGATACATATATGATATATAATAGTGATTAGGGGTGAGTGTTCAGATACCCATTCATGTTTAGTTCATGTCTCTTTGGGTTTCGGGTTTTTGGGATCAAATATTTCAACATTCGTATTTCTAAATTTTGGTTCGTGGTTCGAATCTTACGGGTTCGGTTTGGATTGAAATAACCTATTTATATTATTTTTAAGATTTTTAAATTCACTACATAGTTTAAATTTCTAAAAATCTATAAACAAAATAATATATTTCATATAAATTTGGATAACATATGTCACAGTACCTAAACTTAACATATAAATTGGTTTGGTTTATACTTTTGACAATTTGTATATATTTTCAAGTATTTAAACCAATTTAAAAGTATCATATATATTCTAGATTTTTATATACATTAAATCTAAATATAAATAATATATATAAGTATATAAATCTATTTCATATACATTCGGATACCCGAAATATTTTGGTTTGGATTGGATTAGGTTTCAGTTCTCTAAATAACAAAATTATGAATAATTCAGATATTTGATCAATTCTGGTTTGGGTTTGGTACTATTTTTCGAATCGGGATCGGTTAGGTTTTTCAGATTTGGGGTTTTTCCAATCCTAAATAGTAAAATGAAAAATAAATAGCAAGATATTTTGAAAAATACACCCGCGTAAGCGCGCGGATCAAAATCTAGTATGTTATTATAGTGTTTAGTTTTCTGAGATATTCAATAGAACCGCTGAACAAAATATTCTAAAATTATTGTGTATATTTCTTTGGTGTTTAAAATGTAAAATAACTTACCAAAAATAACATGTTGATTTTTTTTATTTATGTAGTTAGATTATTTTTTGGAAAGAAACGAATGTACAACTAATGCTAACGTTTTGAATAGGGGTGGGCGTTCATGTACTCGTTCGGGTTCGGGTCGGATATTTCGGAATTTCGGGTATTTCGGTATTGAGGTGTAGAACCCGTTCGGGTATTTCTGTACTTCGGGTCGGGTTCGAGTATTTTGAGTTCGGATTCAGTTATTTCAAATCAGGTTCGGATATTTAGATTATGAAAAAAAAAATTAAAATTTTCATTTTTCAAATTTCTTGTATTTAAAAATATAATTTTCACTTAGCTATTTTTTTTTTTTTAATAGATTGAATGGTTAATAGATTTAGACATAACATTTTGAAACTAAAAATACATTAATTTGGTTGTTTTTTTTTAATTTTGGATGTAACTTTTTGTTAATTCTTGAAATAAAAAGTTTGACATGCATTTTAACTGAGTAGCAAATCATTTTTCTCCGTAACTGTATGTATATCATATGAACTTAAAGTAGGGTTTATTAGAAAAGTGGGTCGCAGAGAAGTTATTAATTTAGGCTTTGGGTCCGTGATAGTTTTTATTGGGCATTTGGGTCGCGACACTTTGCGACCCTATAGGAGTTATGCTACAAAGATTTCTCAATCCCTCCTCTAGCCGATAAATAACGACATTGCCACTCTCTTCTTTACATGTGAGAAAGACCAGCACGAACCCCAAGACAAACTCGCCAGTTAATTCTCATCCGCAAACCACCACGGTCATTAAACAGCTTTCTCCTCCTCTCACTCTTTCTCTCTCCATCAAATTATTCGTTTGACCTAAAAGTAGAAAAGAAAAGTTTTTTTGATCTTAGCTCTCGTGACGAGTGAGAACAGCTTTCAGGTCCGATTTGTGTGTAGCAGGCCCTGTTTTTAGCTCTCGTGACGAGTGAGAGCAGCTTTCAGCTCCGATGGTATCACAATCGAACGCCGCAGGATCTTCCGGTCGTCGCCGTCGACCAAACACACCGAAAGCAAAACCCGTCTCCCGATCTAAGAAGACGAAGCGGTACCCAGGTTCGTTTTGATGTTCTTACTTTACAGTTTACTTTTAAAATGCTATTCATACATTAGTTTGCGACTCACTCTGTCCTCACCTTAAATTCTGCATGTCATCACCGGAATGCAGTTGCTTTTTCTGAACATTAGTTTGCGACTCCGTTTTACTAAATACGCAATCATCTCGTTTTGTAGTTTCCGAGTCTGACGCCGATACAACGCCCTCCTCCATGGATTCCACGGCACCGACATCTCCACCGGTGGATGCCGTTGATGTCGGCTCACCCACAAAATTCCCTAGAAGGCTGTTTGCTCCGGGATTTTTCCCCACGCAATTGCGGATAAACATTTAGTCCAAAGCCAATGTCATTGCCTCTGTAGCGTCTGCTCTAAAAGGTTCTTCGGCCATGGACCGATTACTCTGCTCTCAGTTTAGCAAACTCTTTCAGCTACCTGTTGCTCGATGCCCGAACTCAACCAAGCTCATTGGCAGCCTTCTCTGCCGGCAGCTTATTACGATTCAAAAATATGAACTTTGGTTCACTTTCGGTCATCATCCTCTTCTTTTCTCCGTAGATGAATTTAAGGAAATAACTGGCTTGAACTGCGGCGTATTCGATGTTGAAGACTCAGAAACTGAGGTTAATGAACCAGGTAGTATGTGGAAGCAACTCTTTGATACAACGGTAGGTGAAATAATTGTGGTTCAGGTGCTTAAGATGCTAGAGAACCCATATCTTGCGGATTGGAAACGAGTTCCTTTGGCTCTGATAGCGTTGGTGGACGGGGTTTTGTGTTTTACTAATAAAACACTCAAGCTCACCCCTAAGTATATCGAAATGCTCAGCAACCTGGAGTCTTTCATGAATTATCCATGGGGACACCCGAACACAACGAACCCGACGTTCCGCCTGAATCAGGAAGGTCTCCAAACGAAGATTTAAAATCGTGGATTCTAGAGCAGTTTCAAAACTTTAAGAATGGGATATATGAGCGCTTAGACAAGTTTGAGAAAACATTATGCGATCACTTCGGTGTGCCCCTACCAAACATCCACAACAAAGGCAAGAGGAAGGTGGGATAAGATGATCATGGATACTCCGGTTCTCCGAAAAGTGTCGAGAACC
Proteins encoded in this window:
- the LOC106340984 gene encoding uncharacterized protein LOC106340984 isoform X2 gives rise to the protein MDAKKPVLTDVPVMKISLEADTNPEADVAVTPTIAGEVVTDGEKSKAGKKLAKAPRAKILSQYSQNPHHIMRGHVFTVGRQGCDLSIKDQYMPSTLCEIKQSDEVHRLQLWR
- the LOC106340984 gene encoding uncharacterized protein LOC106340984 isoform X1, encoding MDAKKPVLTDVPVMKISLEADTNPEADVAVTPTIAGEVVTDGEKSKAGKKLAKAPRAKILSQYSQNPHHIMRGHVFTVGRQGCDLSIKDQYMPSTLCEIKQSDQEVHRLQLWR